AAACCGCGATGCGCTCTGTTGGAGGGCAGTCTAGAGATTCGGCGACAAGCGGCTTATTTGATAAgttgcacgttttttttttttgttttccttcgGTTTGAGTGTATTTTGCTTTACGTTGAAAATGCCCGCATTGGCTTTCAGAAAGGACCGCTCTCTGCTCTTGAGCCGTCCCGACCAGCACTTAGACCAGCCCGGCTCGGAGACACGGAGGTCCTGGGCTCTCCAGGACATGGTGGTGACCCCGGACCGCATCCCCCAGTTTATAATCCCATCCCGCAAACTCTCTTCCTCCTCCGCGGGATACGACCGCTCCAGGAGTCCGAGCCCGCGGCGCAACCGCCTGGCTTCGGTCCCGCTGCCGTTGAAAACACAGGCTGACCTCGGAGACCAACACGCCGCTGATCACCGACTCTTGGATCTTTCGGACCCGGTAACGCAGGCTGCCATGTCGCTGCCCCATCTGGCTAAAATCACCACCCCGTACGGCTTCCTCGCCCTGGGCGAGAGCCCCTGCATCTGGAGGAAGGAGTCGCTGTTTTTCGACCAGGAGATCCGAAGGCAGGCGCTCTTTCTGGGGAAACGGGGCAGCTGCGCCACTCTGGATGCACACACCCTCCACGCCTGCCTCCTCTCCGGCTCCACGGCAGCTCCTGGCGCCGGTTCCACCTTTCCCAGAAGCCGGTCGTCTACGCTGGCCGAACTCTGTAATCTGTCCGAGCCGGGAACCACCGCCAGCAAGAAGACTGGTCGCTCTTTTTCTTGCGATGCGACCGCTCTCGGCGCCCCCCGGTCCTGCCTCTGCAGCTCAGGCAGCGCTGTAGCGGAGAACCGGCCGCGCGTTACTGCTGCTTCCAGCGGCGACAAGAACACCAGCAAGCCGGTCGGGAAAGGCAAATTACAGCAGCTGATTAATGAGCACCTGTCCGCTATCCGGAGGCTCAAACCCGGTTCTCCGTTTCTGAAAAAGTCGCAGGAAAGACGGAGGGTGCCAAAAATACTGTAACCGGCAGACACGTGTAATGATAATATAATACCAGGGGACAAGAAAGCGTCATCTTATTAGATTGTTACAACTGGACCAGACAGCTGGAGTCCTGCCTTCGTGCGCAATGCGTGCTCTGTGTGTCAGATCTCATAGGATTGAGACCGGATCTCACGACCGGTTCTGTATCAAGACAGATGTGggtcattttattataaaattagcACAAGCCTTAATTGATTCGGACCAGCCTCGTACTGCTGTAGCGTTATGTGGCTTAAACTTGtaactttgatttgatttaaacTGTGGGGTGTTTGTATAGAACTGTATAACTGCTCATGTTTGTAAGCTTCAGGGATCCTTTTTTTGTCGACactgctctgtactgtagtgaACTCGACAGGCGATGCGCGCACCGGACCCTGCTGCTCCGTGGACTCGAGTGCGCGCATCTGGAAAGTCTTGCTGGATTTCTAAACAGAATCGTCATTCCTTATTTGATCCTTCAGCACTCCAGATGTGACGCGTCGAACTTGAATCGAATGGTTGGGATCCTAGAACGATTAAGTGGAACACGGATCTCGGCTCGGATTTATCAAGGAACGTTTCTGACAACAATAATCGATTGTTCTTAtcattaaacaaaatatgttgacatgttgatatatgtatatagtgcttgaaatatgaaaataaaagacaCGGTTTCTATTTCTGATTTGCTGTGGAGTGTTGCCTTCTTATCCACCTTCCTGATCAGATGCGCACCTCTGACAGACCCGGCTCTGGGTGCAAGGCTCCTGCATTCACTGGCGATACACGATGCACTCAAAAGGCTTGAGAAACACAAGGAGGCTCGCAGAGCAAAGGTGAACCCCCAATCAAAACACGTGCATGCATTCAAACCTGAAATGCaaaggtgcacacacacacacacacacacacacacacacacacacacacacacacacacacacacacacttcaatcACACAACACTCCCATGACTATTTTAAACGTTGCTTCATGGCAAAGGTTACCCTATATAGGAAGCAGGGGTTAGTTCAGAGTGTGGATGAGAAGCAGCAGAACAAATACAAGCGGACCGATAAGTAACTGAGGCGTGTGTGTCTCTTTACAACTTTTAAACTAAATTAGCATTCTGTTCAGCTTGTTTTCTGCATTGCCTTTATCATCCAGCTGAATGACTTGTAGTCTGAACCATcatcatactgtatatgtacatactatatatgtatgtatatatacatatatatatataattattcacATTTATATGCACctgcattaccttttttttatttatttagttcattttggtacacagcacTTTTcctatttcacattttaaacattctctctctctctctctctctctctctctatatatatatatatatttatatatacagttttaatctctctctctatacacacacacacacacacacacacacacacacactgagcatcaagagaaacgtatcacttatatttggctGAGATTCATTAGATGTGATGTGAAAATGCCAAATAtagctgattaacaattgacttCACGAAggtgctgcagaatgatctgtcgatctcgggcaggtgttgtgactcttggtctcccggttggtggCCCGTCATTGGCAGAGtgggtctggttataccgtctcgccaggtttgaaatcgctggctgtgagcgcccaagacgGGGAGCCACAGCACCCTGCCCCAGTCCAgactccaacatgccgattgcatgaaggcgctgctctctcgaCAGAtgtggcattatatatatatatatatatatatgatttttctttattgattttgttcaagcttgcaattcaacagcagatagccagtgtccaatcaactgcctCGCCAATTAGCTGATTAAGGGCatctgcttcagtcacagtcactcaagcgtgtcgtgGGCAAGGAGGGACGATCGACAGATTGAAAAGAAACCAGAAACAGCACCGAATGACCCCACGGCTGCCGAGGCGTCTTCAGCAGCGTATCACTGCTGAAATGTCGGGCTGATGGGAACGCACGGGTGTTGAATCCAATGCTAAAAATAATACGGTACGCGTTTGCTAACATGACAAGCGGAACTAAGTTTTCTGTAGCGTCAGTTTCAGGGAGGCAGTCTCCGGTCCGCCAGGGAAGGTTTCGGTGTGACGCCGGACGCGCTGGCTGGAAAGGTATTCCTGCTGGGAAGCTTCCTTGTGCCGTGCAATTGAACAGCAGCAAAAAGAGACCCGAAACTGCCGGGATAGGGAATGCGGATTGCAGCGGGGAAAGCCTCTCCTCGCCGCTAGCTGTGCGCAAATGCGCCGCGCCTGTGAGCTGCAGACCGCGGCCGGGGCGAAGCGAGCCAGCGCGGTGCTGCTGTGCTGAGCTGCCTGCAGGACTGGGGGTGCATTTCTGCCTCGGCTTTcgctgctgctgttttatttgggcAGATGGTTAGTATGCAACGTATTGCAGTTTCCAGTTTGCATGCGTCGCGTTTTAAAATCCGATTTCGCTGCAGAATTCGTGGTTTATATTTCATGgcgatttattttgttttattcgaGGAAGTAACCCCAGTACTGTCTGCTTAGCAGTTCCCCCCCCCGGTGCAGGTTTTCAATTGACCTCGTTTGTATTTAGCAAGCTCAGGCGCGCCTTGTGAACCCCACAGTAAAACCTGGCATGGATCAGACCGCTTTGCAAGCGGAGTGTATTCCCACCACCCGCGGTCTTTGTTCGTGGATTGAATAGGGTTTAGAttacgac
This is a stretch of genomic DNA from Polyodon spathula isolate WHYD16114869_AA unplaced genomic scaffold, ASM1765450v1 scaffolds_1585, whole genome shotgun sequence. It encodes these proteins:
- the LOC121309938 gene encoding C2 calcium-dependent domain-containing protein 4B-like produces the protein MPALAFRKDRSLLLSRPDQHLDQPGSETRRSWALQDMVVTPDRIPQFIIPSRKLSSSSAGYDRSRSPSPRRNRLASVPLPLKTQADLGDQHAADHRLLDLSDPVTQAAMSLPHLAKITTPYGFLALGESPCIWRKESLFFDQEIRRQALFLGKRGSCATLDAHTLHACLLSGSTAAPGAGSTFPRSRSSTLAELCNLSEPGTTASKKTGRSFSCDATALGAPRSCLCSSGSAVAENRPRVTAASSGDKNTSKPVGKGKLQQLINEHLSAIRRLKPGSPFLKKSQERRRVPKIL